In Asterias amurensis chromosome 4, ASM3211899v1, one genomic interval encodes:
- the LOC139936664 gene encoding protein Red-like, with protein sequence MPERDKDEPFSNPLPPSEARRMSAEEADASLTHMTNADFRKLLMTPRATPGEAPPSKIKQNRELPRDYNEADDPKALRRKKKSFYAKLKKQEMEREAELAKKYRNRAQERREGKNESEETEVVSTTANYRAVAPDSQAGDTASNRRKQLIEESKYLGGDMEHTHLVKGLDYALLHKVRAEITTKEKEKEDMMETTFQSSSKTPKKTYVEPEESLQFKTKLARNIYRSLFKTKMSERNELFLPGRMAYKVDLEDDFLESDIPTTVIRSKADCPTMESQTTLTTNDIVINKLTQILSYMRQAQRGKKMKKKDKAKGKDDKLEKDKTQGTDDSIFADVGEYVPSFTKTRPSTKEMKERDRDRERDKERDRDRDRNHDRNRDRDHDRDRDRDHDRDRDRHRDRERDDDRKSRSYFERPKVDDEPVPPPMKRGSNLKDFTQSINDKYGKVQPRTEERFAGTLTAVDMAASQAKDKERGIALKGDDRKRSKGSKQDIVDGYAECYPGFAETADALDDSDDEVDYTKMDLGNKKGPVGRWDFDTQEEYSTYMNNKEALPKAAFQFGIKMSEGRKTRRTFGEKNEKAELDREWQQISQIISKRKTGAEGGGSKRPKY encoded by the exons ATGCCTGAAC GTGATAAGGATGAGCCTTTCTCCAATCCATTACCTCCGTCTGAGGCCAGACGGATGTCAGCAGAAGAGGCTGATGCAtc ATTGACACACATGACGAATGCCGACTTCAGGAAGTTATTGATGACACCAAGGGCCACACCTGGAGAAGCGCCACCGTCTAAAATCAAACAGAATAGAGA ACTGCCACGAGACTACAATGAAGCAGATGATCCCAAAGCCTTACGTCGTAAGAAGAAGAGCTTTTATGCAAAACTCAAGAAACAAGAGATGGAGAGAGAGGCAGAATTGGCAAAGAAATATAGAAATCGG GCTCAGGAGCGTCGTGAGGGTAAGAATGAATCTGAAGAAACGGAGGTTGTCAGTACTACGGCCAACTATCGAGCAGTGGCTCCGGATTCACAAGC TGGTGACACGGCATCTAACCGACGTAAACAGTTGATTGAAGAAAGTAAATACCTTGGTGGTGATATGGAACATACTCATTTAGTGAAAGGCTTGGACTATGCATTGCTTCATAAG GTCCGAGCAGAAATTACAACCAAGGAGAAAGAGAAGGAAGATATGATGGAAACAACGTTCCAAAGCTCCAGTAAAACACCCAAGAAAACCTATGT TGAACCTGAGGAAAGCTTgcagttcaaaacaaaacttg CTCGTAACATCTATAGAAGTTTATTCAAGACTAAAATGTCTGAGCGTAATGAGTTATTTTTACCTGGTCGGATGGCTTACAAGGTGGATCTAGAAGATGACTTTCTAGAAAGTGATATCCCAACAACAGTCATTAGAAGTAAAGCTGACtgtccaaccatggag TCTCAAACAACACTGACTACTAATGACATCGTAATCAACAAACTTACTCAGATTCTGTCTTACATGAGACAAGCACAACGAGGcaagaaaatgaagaagaagGACAAAG CCAAGGGAAAAGATGACAAGCTTgagaaagacaaaacacaagGAACTGATGACAG TATTTTCGCTGATGTTGGAGAATACGTCCCAAGTTTCACCAAGACCAGACCTAGCACCAAGGAAATGAAGGAGAGAGACCGTGACAGGGAGCGTGACAAGGAGCGTGACAGAGATCGTGACAGGAACCATGACAGGAACCGTGACAGGGATCACGACAGAGATCGTGACAGGGACCATGACCGGGATAGAGACAGGCATCGAGATAGAGAAAGAGATGATGATAGAAAATCCAGGAGTTATTTTGAGCGACCCAAAGTGGATGATGAG CCTGTACCTCCACCAATGAAGAGAGGATCCAACCTGAAAGACTTTACTCAAAGCATCAATGACAAATATGGAAAG GTTCAGCCAAGGACAGAGGAGCGGTTTGCTGGGACTCTTACTGCTGTTGATATGGCAGCATCACAAGCTAAGGATAAAGAACGAGG CATAGCTCTAAAAGGTGATGACAGAAAGCGATCTAAAGGATCTAAGCAAGACATTGTTGATGGTTATGCAGAGTGCTACCCAGG GTTTGCAGAGACTGCTGATGCTCTAGATGATTCTGACGATGAAGTGGATTATACTAAAATGGATCTG GGTAACAAGAAAGGTCCAGTTGGCAGATGGGATTTTGACACACAGGAGGAGTATAGTACGTATATGAACAACAAGGAGGCATTGCCAAA AGCGGCCTTCCAGTTTGGCATAAAGATGTCAGAAGGACGAAAGACAAGACGAACATTTGGTGAAAAGAATGAGAAAGCAGAGTTGGATAGAGAATGGCAGCAGATTAGCCAG ATTATTTCTAAGAGAAAGACTGGTGCAGAAGGAGG TGGATCAAAGCGCCCCAAGTACTGA
- the LOC139936672 gene encoding membrane-associated progesterone receptor component 1-like, whose protein sequence is MAVEELLKELFFNPINLALLSVCGFLVYKIFAGSRRKPDPPREPTLARMKKKDFTLQDLKQYDGLGEDKRVLVAVNGKVFDVTRGKRFYGPGGPYGVFAGHDASRALATFSLEKDSFKDEYDDLADLDKESLDGVREWEMQFMEKYDFVGKLLKPGDEPTEYSDEESATDSEKKDN, encoded by the exons ATGGCGGTCGAGGAACTTCTGAAAGAGCTGTTTTTTAACCCAATAAACCTCGCATTACTATCTGTATGTGGGTTTTTGGTTTATAAAATATTCGCAGGAAGTAGAAGAAAACCTGACCCACCGAGAGAACCGACACTCGCACGTATGAAAAAGAAAGATTTCACGCTACAAGATCTCAAACAGTATGACGGTTTGGGTGAAGATAAACGAGTTCTTGTTGCAGTGAATGGCAAAGTTTTTGATGTCACCCGAGGAAAGAGATTTTACGGACCAG GTGGTCCATATGGTGTTTTTGCTGGCCATGATGCATCCCGAGCCTTAGCAACATTCTCATTGGAGAAGGATTCTTTCAAAGATGAATACGATGATCTTGCCGACCTAGATAAAGAGTCACTCGATGGTGTACGAGAATGGGAAATGCAATTCATGG AAAAATATGACTTTGTTGGGAAGTTATTGAAACCAGGAGATGAACCCACAGAGTATTCAGACGAAGAATCTGCTACGGACAGTGAGAAGAAGGACAACTAG
- the LOC139936668 gene encoding RWD domain-containing protein 2B-like, with product MNSKEMIELQISEVDMLQSMFPDEFCVDDPSAISEARRIVDGEDSEHQCEVALLPQITFTIKIKIDTPECNVQVICELPQTYPKDTPEVLVRSDAPPFSRQEQKRLNDDLAEHILSLDRGELVIGEAVQWIQDNFCKYVATVSPSSCEDNNLPHTTTPKRTKEEDTFTRLWIHSHHIYSKIKRRLILDWGSEFPVTGFCLPGKPGIICIEGEKCYAEEFWSLLRKMTWKKISCKHREDFPLRDEKGQLKVLKLFNGFDEKAFSVRGGRDYHMDLGLFFQFLEQHECGSVFKILLGVDGKVSSKTN from the exons ATGAATTCAAAAGAGATGATCGAGCTTCAAATATCTGAGGTTGATATGTTGCAAAGTATGTTTCCGGACGAGTTTTGTGTTGACGATCCGAGTGCCATTTCTGAAGCACGCCGTATCGTGGACGGCGAGGACAGTGAACATCAATGTGAAGTTGCTTTATTGCCACAGATAACCTTCACAATTAAAATTAAGATTGACACACCAGAG TGTAATGTTCAAGTAATTTGCGAACTTCCTCAGACCTATCCAAAGGATACCCCAGAAGTATTAGTCCGATCAGATGCTCCTCCATTTTCACGTCAAGAACAGAAAAGGTTGAATGATGACTTGGCAGAGCATATATTGAGTCTTGATCGTGGAGAGTTAGTCATCGGGGAGGCTGTTCAGTGGATTCAAGACAACTTCTGTAAATATGTGGCAACTGTTTCACCATCTTCATGTGAAGACAATAACCTTCCTCATACCACAACCCCAAAGCGTACAAAAGAAGAAGACACATTTACAAGACTTTGGATTCATAGTCATCACATCTACAGCAAGATTAAGAGACGACTTATTTTAGACTGGGGTTCAGAGTTTCCTGTTACTGGATTTTGCCTTCCGGGTAAGCCAGGCATCATTTGTATTGAGGGTGAAAAATGCTATGCGGAAGAGTTCTGGAGTCTCCTTCGAAAGATGACCTGGAAAAAGATTTCTTGCAAACATCGTGAAGATTTTCCTCTTCGAGATGAGAAAGGACAATTAAAAGTACTTAAACTTTTCAATGGATTTGATGAAAAAGCTTTTTCAGTTCGAGGTGGAAGAGATTATCACATGGATCTTGGACTATTTTTTCAGTTTCTTGAGCAGCATGAATGTGGATCAGTGTTTAAGATATTACTTGGTGTTGATGGCAAAGTTTCATCAAAGACAAACTAA